From a single Rutidosis leptorrhynchoides isolate AG116_Rl617_1_P2 chromosome 5, CSIRO_AGI_Rlap_v1, whole genome shotgun sequence genomic region:
- the LOC139847728 gene encoding (E)-beta-farnesene synthase-like, whose product MSSAFVSPSQLSSLINYISISKQDHVVRNTMTFHPSIWGDQFLEYKEKDELVANNVLIEELKNEVRKELMIGGSNEYMKILQSIDVVQRLGVAYHFESEIEEALQHIYITYGDKGIDHKNLQNISLWFRLLRQQGFNVSSGIFKTQMDTNGKFKESLSNDALGMLGLYEAAYMRMEGEQVLDDALEFSKLHLGKQLAKDPASCDSLLRTQIEQALKQPLQKRLARLEAVRYIPIYEQEANHNENLLKLAKLDFNFLQAMHKKELSQICKWWKDLDLRNKLPYVRDRLIEGYFWILAIYFEPQHSSLRMFLIRSCMWIIVIDDTFDNYGTFEELELFTHAVERWSMSYLDGLPEYMQLIYRELLNVHQEMEETLEKDGKAYQIHYIKEMVKEYTRSLFKEAEWVKAGYMPMLEEYLSNSLITCAYPLIIARSYVGQVDLVTEDSFKWVSTHPPLVRASCLVLRLMDDIATHKEEQERGHVASSIECYQKETGASVEEAYKYFSKQVEDAWKLINRESLRPTGVPFPLVMPAINLARVCDALYYEGKDGYNHAGKEMKTHIKSLFINPIVV is encoded by the exons aTGTCAAGTGCTTTTGTTTCTCCATCTCAGCTATCATCGCTTATTAATTATATAAGTATTAGTAAACAAGATCATGTTGTCCGGAACACTATGACTTTCCATCCAAGCATATGGGGGGATCAATTTCTTGAATATAAAGAG AAAGATGAGCTTGTTGCGAATAACGTACTGATTGAAGAGCTGAAAAATGAAGTCCGGAAAGAGCTAATGATCGGAGGTTCTAATGAATATATGAAGATCTTACAATCGATTGATGTAGTCCAACGCCTAGGTGTAGCCTACCATTTCGAAAGTGAGATTGAGGAGGCCTTGCAACATATCTATATTACATACGGTGATAAGGGAATCGACCACAAAAACTTACAAAACATTTCGCTTTGGTTTCGATTGCTAAGGCAGCAAGGCTTCAATGTTTCATCCG GTATTTTCAAGACCCAAATGGATACGAATGGTAAGTTCAAAGAATCGTTAAGTAACGATGCTCTAGGAATGCTTGGTTTATATGAAGCCGCGTATATGAGAATGGAAGGCGAACAAGTACTGGACGACGCCCTTGAGTTTAGTAAACTTCACCTTGGCAAGCAGCTAGCTAAGGATCCAGCTTCTTGTGACTCCTTACTAAGAACACAAATAGAACAAGCATTAAAGCAGCCTCTCCAGAAAAGGTTGGCAAGGCTAGAAGCAGTGCGTTACATTCCAATTTACGAACAAGAAGCCAATCACAATGAGAATTTACTGAAGCTAGCCAAATTAGATTTTAACTTTCTTCAGGCAATGCACAAAAAGGAGCTCAGCCAAATCTGCAA ATGGTGGAAGGATTTGGACCTTAGGAATAAGCTTCCTTATGTTCGAGACCGATTAATAGAAGGATACTTTTGGATACTGGCAATCTATTTTGAGCCTCAacattctagtttaagaatgtttttAATAAGGTCATGCATGTGGATAATTGTTATAGATGACACGTTTGATAATTATGGTACTTTTGAGGAACTAGAGCTCTTTACACATGCTGTAgaaag ATGGTCCATGAGCTATTTGGATGGGCTTCCGGAATACATGCAACTTATATATCGAGAACTTTTAAATGTTCACCAAGAAATGGAGGAAACACTAGAAAAGGATGGAAAAGCATATCAAATTCACTATATTAAGGAGatg GTGAAAGAATACACTCGTAGCCTCTTTAAGGAAGCTGAATGGGTAAAAGCAGGATACATGCCAATGTTAGAAGAGTACTTATCTAACTCGTTGATAACATGTGCCTACCCGCTGATTATAGCGAGATCCTACGTCGGCCAGGTTGACTTGGTAACGGAGGATTCCTTTAAATGGGTTTCTACACATCCTCCTCTTGTTAGAGCTTCATGTTTAGTTTTAAGGCTAATGGATGATATTGCCACTCACAAG GAGGAACAAGAAAGAGGTCATGTTGCTTCTAGCATAGAATGCTACCAAAAGGAAACTGGTGCATCAGTGGAGGAAGCATATAAGTATTTCTCGAAACAAGTTGAAGATGCTTGGAAACTTATAAATCGAGAGTCATTGAGGCCTACAGGTGTCCCATTTCCTCTAGTCATGCCTGCAATTAACCTTGCACGTGTATGTGACGCTCTTTATTACGAAGGAAAGGATGGTTACAATCATGCTGGAAAAGAaatgaaaactcacattaaatcACTATTTATTAACCCTATAGTTGTTTAA